A part of Arachis hypogaea cultivar Tifrunner chromosome 12, arahy.Tifrunner.gnm2.J5K5, whole genome shotgun sequence genomic DNA contains:
- the LOC112728636 gene encoding receptor-like serine/threonine-protein kinase SD1-8 isoform X1: MGRGRGRGVTTLLCFFLFCFSIFSPKPCISSDTLTKSQILRTNQTLLSPKGIFQLGFFSPTDDDSTSLYLAIWYNNILPRTVVWVANRDTPLQSSTGFLQIAETGTINIVNHSLKSIWSSNQTTQQPQNPVLKLLDSGNLVLRESNENDDPPKFLWQSFDYPTDTLLSGMKLGWNLDTNTEKHLTSWKFQDQDPSTGDYSFKMNFHGLPEIFLWNKDKITYRSGPWNGARFSGVPEMQPVTDSIKFTFHVDEHQVYYTFFIGNESLFSRLLVSSSGELQRLTWIESTQAWNKFWYAPKDQCDYYRECGAYGVCDANASPVCQCVKGFRPKNPQAWNLRDGSNGCVRKTELECESDGFLKMGNVKLPETTSVFVNRSMGIMECGEVCRRNCSCSGYANIEITGGGSGCVMWIGPLLDIRRYPSGGQDLYVRLAASDLADTESGDGSHNTAKVVGIIVGGAALILLALAICFLLWKKRKFPCMLERETVHRGSLERSQDLLMTEVVFSSNREQSSERKIDDLELPLFDFNTLTMATKNFSEENKLGQGGFGVVYKGRLMEGQEIAVKRLSKNSGQGVEEFKNEVKLIVKLQHRNLVRLLGCSIQMDEKMLVYEYLENRSLDGILFDKAKSSSLDWPRRFSIICGIARGLLYLHHDSRFKIIHRDLKASNILLDKEMNPKISDFGMARIFSTNQTEANTMRVVGTYGYMSPEYAMDGIFSVKSDVFSFGVLVLEIITGKKNRGFYYANAELNLLGHAWKQWNEGNALELIDSSIDNSYSSSEVLRCVQVGLLCVQERAEDRPTMSSVVLMLSSETASMPQPKNPGFCLGRNPMETDSSSSKQDETFTVNQVTVTMLNAR; encoded by the exons atgggaagaggaagaggaagaggtgtCACTACTCTCCTCTGTTTCTTCCTTTTTTGCTTCTCCATTTTTTCCCCAAAACCTTGTATTTCTTCAGATACCTTAAcaaaatcccaaatcctaagaaCAAACCAAACCCTCTTGTCCCCAAAGGGAATCTTCCAACTAGGTTTCTTTTCCCCCACCGATGATGATTCCACCTCCTTGTACCTCGCCATATGGTACAACAACATTCTTCCTAGAACAGTGGTTTGGGTTGCAAACAGAGACACCCCACTTCAGAGTTCCACAGGGTTTCTCCAAATAGCTGAAACAGGAACCATCAACATAGTTAACCATTCCTTGAAATCCAtatggtcttcaaatcaaaccaCACAACAACCTCAAAACCCAGTTCTCAAGCTCTTAGATTCAGGGAACCTTGTTCTAAGAGAATCAAACGAGAACGACGACCCACCAAAGTTTCTATGGCAGAGCTTCGATTACCCTACGGATACTCTGTTATCGGGAATGAAATTGGGTTGGAACTTAGACACAAACACGGAGAAGCACCTAACTTCATGGAAGTTCCAAGACCAAGACCCTTCAACCGGAGATTACTCTTTCAAGATGAACTTCCATGGCCTCCCTGAGATTTTCCTCTGGAACAAGGACAAGATAACATATAGAAGTGGACCATGGAACGGTGCGAGATTCAGCGGCGTGCCAGAGATGCAACCCGTAACGGATTCAATCAAATTCACGTTCCACGTTGATGAGCACCAAGTGTACTACACATTCTTCATCGGGAACGAATCGTTGTTCTCGAGACTGTTGGTGAGTTCTTCCGGAGAACTTCAGAGGCTGACTTGGATAGAGAGCACGCAGGCATGGAACAAATTCTGGTACGCACCCAAGGACCAATGCGATTATTACAGAGAGTGTGGGGCGTACGGCGTGTGCGACGCAAATGCATCGCCGGTTTGCCAGTGTGTGAAGGGGTTCAGACCGAAGAACCCGCAGGCATGGAACCTTCGGGATGGGTCGAATGGGTGTGTGAGGAAGACGGAATTGGAGTGTGAGAGTGACGGGTTCTTGAAGATGGGGAATGTGAAGCTGCCAGAGACGACGTCAGTGTTTGTGAATCGGAGCATGGGGATCATGGAATGCGGAGAAGTGTGCCGTCGGAACTGTTCATGTAGTGGTTATGCGAATATAGAGATCACCGGTGGGGGCAGCGGATGTGTCATGTGGATTGGCCCCCTCTTAGATATCAGGCGCTATCCTTCCGGTGGTCAGGATCTCTATGTCAGGTTAGCAGCTTCTGATTTGG CTGACACAGAATCTGGAGATGGTTCTCACAACACAGCTAAGGTTGTTGGCATTATAGTTGGCGGTGCAGCTCTTATACTTTTGGCACTGGCTATCTGTTTCTTGTTATGGAAGAAAAGGAAATTCCCATGCATGTTGGAGAGGGAGACAGTGCACAGAG GTTCTCTGGAAAGGAGTCAGGATTTGTTGATGACTGAAGTAGTCTTTTCAAGCAACAGAGAACAGTCTAGTGAAAGGAAAATTGATGACTTAGAGttgccattgtttgattttaataCCTTAACAATGGCTACAAAGAACTTCTCTGAAGAGAATAAACTTGGACAAGGAGGATTTGGTGTTGTTTACAAA GGCAGGTTGATGGAAGGCCAGGAAATCGCTGTGAAGAGGCTATCAAAAAATTCTGGTCAAGGAGTTGAAGAGTTTAAGAATGAGGTCAAACTGATTGTCAAACTTCAACACCGGAATCTTGTTCGGCTGCTTGGTTGCAGCATTCAAATGGATGAAAAGATGCTTGTGTATGAGTACTTGGAAAATAGAAGCCTTGATGGGATTTTATTTG ACAAGGCAAAAAGCTCCTCATTGGATTGGCCAAGGCGCTTCAGCATTATTTGTGGTATTGCTAGAGGACTTCTTTATTTGCACCATGATTCCAGATTTAAGATTATCCATAGAGATCTCAAGGCAAGCAACATTCTACTTGACAAAGAAATGAATCCAAAAATATCAGATTTTGGGATGGCTAGAATTTTTAGCACAAATCAAACAGAAGCTAATACAATGAGAGTTGTTGGAACATA TGGTTACATGTCTCCTGAATATGCTATGGATGGGATCTTTTCAGTAAAATCTGATGTTTTTAGTTTTGGGGTATTAGTGTTGGAGATCATTACTGGAAAAAAGAATAGAGGATTCTACTATGCAAATGCTGAACTGAATCTTCTAGGGCAT GCATGGAAGCAATGGAATGAAGGAAATGCATTGGAATTAATTGATTCGTCAATTGACAATTCATATTCATCATCTGAGGTTCTTAGATGCGTACAAGTGGGGCTCTTATGTGTGCAAGAGCGTGCAGAAGACAGGCCAACAATGTCTTCAGTGGTCTTGATGCTAAGTAGTGAAACTGCATCAATGCCGCAGCCCAAAAACCCTGGGTTTTGCCTGGGAAGGAATCCAATGGAAACTGATTCTTCTTCAAGTAAGCAAGATGAAACGTTCACTGTGAACCAAGTCACAGTCACAATGCTAAATGCCAGGTAG
- the LOC112728636 gene encoding receptor-like serine/threonine-protein kinase SD1-8 isoform X2: MGRGRGRGVTTLLCFFLFCFSIFSPKPCISSDTLTKSQILRTNQTLLSPKGIFQLGFFSPTDDDSTSLYLAIWYNNILPRTVVWVANRDTPLQSSTGFLQIAETGTINIVNHSLKSIWSSNQTTQQPQNPVLKLLDSGNLVLRESNENDDPPKFLWQSFDYPTDTLLSGMKLGWNLDTNTEKHLTSWKFQDQDPSTGDYSFKMNFHGLPEIFLWNKDKITYRSGPWNGARFSGVPEMQPVTDSIKFTFHVDEHQVYYTFFIGNESLFSRLLVSSSGELQRLTWIESTQAWNKFWYAPKDQCDYYRECGAYGVCDANASPVCQCVKGFRPKNPQAWNLRDGSNGCVRKTELECESDGFLKMGNVKLPETTSVFVNRSMGIMECGEVCRRNCSCSGYANIEITGGGSGCVMWIGPLLDIRRYPSGGQDLYVRLAASDLESGDGSHNTAKVVGIIVGGAALILLALAICFLLWKKRKFPCMLERETVHRGSLERSQDLLMTEVVFSSNREQSSERKIDDLELPLFDFNTLTMATKNFSEENKLGQGGFGVVYKGRLMEGQEIAVKRLSKNSGQGVEEFKNEVKLIVKLQHRNLVRLLGCSIQMDEKMLVYEYLENRSLDGILFDKAKSSSLDWPRRFSIICGIARGLLYLHHDSRFKIIHRDLKASNILLDKEMNPKISDFGMARIFSTNQTEANTMRVVGTYGYMSPEYAMDGIFSVKSDVFSFGVLVLEIITGKKNRGFYYANAELNLLGHAWKQWNEGNALELIDSSIDNSYSSSEVLRCVQVGLLCVQERAEDRPTMSSVVLMLSSETASMPQPKNPGFCLGRNPMETDSSSSKQDETFTVNQVTVTMLNAR; encoded by the exons atgggaagaggaagaggaagaggtgtCACTACTCTCCTCTGTTTCTTCCTTTTTTGCTTCTCCATTTTTTCCCCAAAACCTTGTATTTCTTCAGATACCTTAAcaaaatcccaaatcctaagaaCAAACCAAACCCTCTTGTCCCCAAAGGGAATCTTCCAACTAGGTTTCTTTTCCCCCACCGATGATGATTCCACCTCCTTGTACCTCGCCATATGGTACAACAACATTCTTCCTAGAACAGTGGTTTGGGTTGCAAACAGAGACACCCCACTTCAGAGTTCCACAGGGTTTCTCCAAATAGCTGAAACAGGAACCATCAACATAGTTAACCATTCCTTGAAATCCAtatggtcttcaaatcaaaccaCACAACAACCTCAAAACCCAGTTCTCAAGCTCTTAGATTCAGGGAACCTTGTTCTAAGAGAATCAAACGAGAACGACGACCCACCAAAGTTTCTATGGCAGAGCTTCGATTACCCTACGGATACTCTGTTATCGGGAATGAAATTGGGTTGGAACTTAGACACAAACACGGAGAAGCACCTAACTTCATGGAAGTTCCAAGACCAAGACCCTTCAACCGGAGATTACTCTTTCAAGATGAACTTCCATGGCCTCCCTGAGATTTTCCTCTGGAACAAGGACAAGATAACATATAGAAGTGGACCATGGAACGGTGCGAGATTCAGCGGCGTGCCAGAGATGCAACCCGTAACGGATTCAATCAAATTCACGTTCCACGTTGATGAGCACCAAGTGTACTACACATTCTTCATCGGGAACGAATCGTTGTTCTCGAGACTGTTGGTGAGTTCTTCCGGAGAACTTCAGAGGCTGACTTGGATAGAGAGCACGCAGGCATGGAACAAATTCTGGTACGCACCCAAGGACCAATGCGATTATTACAGAGAGTGTGGGGCGTACGGCGTGTGCGACGCAAATGCATCGCCGGTTTGCCAGTGTGTGAAGGGGTTCAGACCGAAGAACCCGCAGGCATGGAACCTTCGGGATGGGTCGAATGGGTGTGTGAGGAAGACGGAATTGGAGTGTGAGAGTGACGGGTTCTTGAAGATGGGGAATGTGAAGCTGCCAGAGACGACGTCAGTGTTTGTGAATCGGAGCATGGGGATCATGGAATGCGGAGAAGTGTGCCGTCGGAACTGTTCATGTAGTGGTTATGCGAATATAGAGATCACCGGTGGGGGCAGCGGATGTGTCATGTGGATTGGCCCCCTCTTAGATATCAGGCGCTATCCTTCCGGTGGTCAGGATCTCTATGTCAGGTTAGCAGCTTCTGATTTGG AATCTGGAGATGGTTCTCACAACACAGCTAAGGTTGTTGGCATTATAGTTGGCGGTGCAGCTCTTATACTTTTGGCACTGGCTATCTGTTTCTTGTTATGGAAGAAAAGGAAATTCCCATGCATGTTGGAGAGGGAGACAGTGCACAGAG GTTCTCTGGAAAGGAGTCAGGATTTGTTGATGACTGAAGTAGTCTTTTCAAGCAACAGAGAACAGTCTAGTGAAAGGAAAATTGATGACTTAGAGttgccattgtttgattttaataCCTTAACAATGGCTACAAAGAACTTCTCTGAAGAGAATAAACTTGGACAAGGAGGATTTGGTGTTGTTTACAAA GGCAGGTTGATGGAAGGCCAGGAAATCGCTGTGAAGAGGCTATCAAAAAATTCTGGTCAAGGAGTTGAAGAGTTTAAGAATGAGGTCAAACTGATTGTCAAACTTCAACACCGGAATCTTGTTCGGCTGCTTGGTTGCAGCATTCAAATGGATGAAAAGATGCTTGTGTATGAGTACTTGGAAAATAGAAGCCTTGATGGGATTTTATTTG ACAAGGCAAAAAGCTCCTCATTGGATTGGCCAAGGCGCTTCAGCATTATTTGTGGTATTGCTAGAGGACTTCTTTATTTGCACCATGATTCCAGATTTAAGATTATCCATAGAGATCTCAAGGCAAGCAACATTCTACTTGACAAAGAAATGAATCCAAAAATATCAGATTTTGGGATGGCTAGAATTTTTAGCACAAATCAAACAGAAGCTAATACAATGAGAGTTGTTGGAACATA TGGTTACATGTCTCCTGAATATGCTATGGATGGGATCTTTTCAGTAAAATCTGATGTTTTTAGTTTTGGGGTATTAGTGTTGGAGATCATTACTGGAAAAAAGAATAGAGGATTCTACTATGCAAATGCTGAACTGAATCTTCTAGGGCAT GCATGGAAGCAATGGAATGAAGGAAATGCATTGGAATTAATTGATTCGTCAATTGACAATTCATATTCATCATCTGAGGTTCTTAGATGCGTACAAGTGGGGCTCTTATGTGTGCAAGAGCGTGCAGAAGACAGGCCAACAATGTCTTCAGTGGTCTTGATGCTAAGTAGTGAAACTGCATCAATGCCGCAGCCCAAAAACCCTGGGTTTTGCCTGGGAAGGAATCCAATGGAAACTGATTCTTCTTCAAGTAAGCAAGATGAAACGTTCACTGTGAACCAAGTCACAGTCACAATGCTAAATGCCAGGTAG
- the LOC112728636 gene encoding receptor-like serine/threonine-protein kinase SD1-8 isoform X4 has translation MSESGDGSHNTAKVVGIIVGGAALILLALAICFLLWKKRKFPCMLERETVHRGSLERSQDLLMTEVVFSSNREQSSERKIDDLELPLFDFNTLTMATKNFSEENKLGQGGFGVVYKGRLMEGQEIAVKRLSKNSGQGVEEFKNEVKLIVKLQHRNLVRLLGCSIQMDEKMLVYEYLENRSLDGILFDKAKSSSLDWPRRFSIICGIARGLLYLHHDSRFKIIHRDLKASNILLDKEMNPKISDFGMARIFSTNQTEANTMRVVGTYGYMSPEYAMDGIFSVKSDVFSFGVLVLEIITGKKNRGFYYANAELNLLGHAWKQWNEGNALELIDSSIDNSYSSSEVLRCVQVGLLCVQERAEDRPTMSSVVLMLSSETASMPQPKNPGFCLGRNPMETDSSSSKQDETFTVNQVTVTMLNAR, from the exons ATGTCAG AATCTGGAGATGGTTCTCACAACACAGCTAAGGTTGTTGGCATTATAGTTGGCGGTGCAGCTCTTATACTTTTGGCACTGGCTATCTGTTTCTTGTTATGGAAGAAAAGGAAATTCCCATGCATGTTGGAGAGGGAGACAGTGCACAGAG GTTCTCTGGAAAGGAGTCAGGATTTGTTGATGACTGAAGTAGTCTTTTCAAGCAACAGAGAACAGTCTAGTGAAAGGAAAATTGATGACTTAGAGttgccattgtttgattttaataCCTTAACAATGGCTACAAAGAACTTCTCTGAAGAGAATAAACTTGGACAAGGAGGATTTGGTGTTGTTTACAAA GGCAGGTTGATGGAAGGCCAGGAAATCGCTGTGAAGAGGCTATCAAAAAATTCTGGTCAAGGAGTTGAAGAGTTTAAGAATGAGGTCAAACTGATTGTCAAACTTCAACACCGGAATCTTGTTCGGCTGCTTGGTTGCAGCATTCAAATGGATGAAAAGATGCTTGTGTATGAGTACTTGGAAAATAGAAGCCTTGATGGGATTTTATTTG ACAAGGCAAAAAGCTCCTCATTGGATTGGCCAAGGCGCTTCAGCATTATTTGTGGTATTGCTAGAGGACTTCTTTATTTGCACCATGATTCCAGATTTAAGATTATCCATAGAGATCTCAAGGCAAGCAACATTCTACTTGACAAAGAAATGAATCCAAAAATATCAGATTTTGGGATGGCTAGAATTTTTAGCACAAATCAAACAGAAGCTAATACAATGAGAGTTGTTGGAACATA TGGTTACATGTCTCCTGAATATGCTATGGATGGGATCTTTTCAGTAAAATCTGATGTTTTTAGTTTTGGGGTATTAGTGTTGGAGATCATTACTGGAAAAAAGAATAGAGGATTCTACTATGCAAATGCTGAACTGAATCTTCTAGGGCAT GCATGGAAGCAATGGAATGAAGGAAATGCATTGGAATTAATTGATTCGTCAATTGACAATTCATATTCATCATCTGAGGTTCTTAGATGCGTACAAGTGGGGCTCTTATGTGTGCAAGAGCGTGCAGAAGACAGGCCAACAATGTCTTCAGTGGTCTTGATGCTAAGTAGTGAAACTGCATCAATGCCGCAGCCCAAAAACCCTGGGTTTTGCCTGGGAAGGAATCCAATGGAAACTGATTCTTCTTCAAGTAAGCAAGATGAAACGTTCACTGTGAACCAAGTCACAGTCACAATGCTAAATGCCAGGTAG
- the LOC112728636 gene encoding receptor-like serine/threonine-protein kinase SD1-8 isoform X3 — protein sequence MSADTESGDGSHNTAKVVGIIVGGAALILLALAICFLLWKKRKFPCMLERETVHRGSLERSQDLLMTEVVFSSNREQSSERKIDDLELPLFDFNTLTMATKNFSEENKLGQGGFGVVYKGRLMEGQEIAVKRLSKNSGQGVEEFKNEVKLIVKLQHRNLVRLLGCSIQMDEKMLVYEYLENRSLDGILFDKAKSSSLDWPRRFSIICGIARGLLYLHHDSRFKIIHRDLKASNILLDKEMNPKISDFGMARIFSTNQTEANTMRVVGTYGYMSPEYAMDGIFSVKSDVFSFGVLVLEIITGKKNRGFYYANAELNLLGHAWKQWNEGNALELIDSSIDNSYSSSEVLRCVQVGLLCVQERAEDRPTMSSVVLMLSSETASMPQPKNPGFCLGRNPMETDSSSSKQDETFTVNQVTVTMLNAR from the exons ATGTCAG CTGACACAGAATCTGGAGATGGTTCTCACAACACAGCTAAGGTTGTTGGCATTATAGTTGGCGGTGCAGCTCTTATACTTTTGGCACTGGCTATCTGTTTCTTGTTATGGAAGAAAAGGAAATTCCCATGCATGTTGGAGAGGGAGACAGTGCACAGAG GTTCTCTGGAAAGGAGTCAGGATTTGTTGATGACTGAAGTAGTCTTTTCAAGCAACAGAGAACAGTCTAGTGAAAGGAAAATTGATGACTTAGAGttgccattgtttgattttaataCCTTAACAATGGCTACAAAGAACTTCTCTGAAGAGAATAAACTTGGACAAGGAGGATTTGGTGTTGTTTACAAA GGCAGGTTGATGGAAGGCCAGGAAATCGCTGTGAAGAGGCTATCAAAAAATTCTGGTCAAGGAGTTGAAGAGTTTAAGAATGAGGTCAAACTGATTGTCAAACTTCAACACCGGAATCTTGTTCGGCTGCTTGGTTGCAGCATTCAAATGGATGAAAAGATGCTTGTGTATGAGTACTTGGAAAATAGAAGCCTTGATGGGATTTTATTTG ACAAGGCAAAAAGCTCCTCATTGGATTGGCCAAGGCGCTTCAGCATTATTTGTGGTATTGCTAGAGGACTTCTTTATTTGCACCATGATTCCAGATTTAAGATTATCCATAGAGATCTCAAGGCAAGCAACATTCTACTTGACAAAGAAATGAATCCAAAAATATCAGATTTTGGGATGGCTAGAATTTTTAGCACAAATCAAACAGAAGCTAATACAATGAGAGTTGTTGGAACATA TGGTTACATGTCTCCTGAATATGCTATGGATGGGATCTTTTCAGTAAAATCTGATGTTTTTAGTTTTGGGGTATTAGTGTTGGAGATCATTACTGGAAAAAAGAATAGAGGATTCTACTATGCAAATGCTGAACTGAATCTTCTAGGGCAT GCATGGAAGCAATGGAATGAAGGAAATGCATTGGAATTAATTGATTCGTCAATTGACAATTCATATTCATCATCTGAGGTTCTTAGATGCGTACAAGTGGGGCTCTTATGTGTGCAAGAGCGTGCAGAAGACAGGCCAACAATGTCTTCAGTGGTCTTGATGCTAAGTAGTGAAACTGCATCAATGCCGCAGCCCAAAAACCCTGGGTTTTGCCTGGGAAGGAATCCAATGGAAACTGATTCTTCTTCAAGTAAGCAAGATGAAACGTTCACTGTGAACCAAGTCACAGTCACAATGCTAAATGCCAGGTAG